From Equus przewalskii isolate Varuska chromosome 7, EquPr2, whole genome shotgun sequence, one genomic window encodes:
- the LIMK2 gene encoding LIM domain kinase 2 isoform X3, with product MTGPVMVAGEFKYHPECFACMSCKVIIEDGDAYALVQHATLYCGKCHNEVVLAPMFERLSTESVQDQLPYSVTHISMPATTEGRRGFSVSVESGCSNYATTVQVKEVNRMHISPNNRNAIHPGDRILEINGTPVRTLRVEEVEDAISQTSQTLQLLIEHDPVSQRLDHLRLDARLSPHMQNTRHSHTLSTLDTKENLEGTLRRRSLRRSNSISKSPGPSSPKEPLLLSRDISRSESLRCSSSCSQQIFRPCDLIHGEVLGKGFFGQAIKVTHKATGKVMVMKELIRCDEETQKTFLTEVKVMRSLDHPNVLKFIGVLYKDKKLNLLTEYIEGGTLKDFLRSVDPFPWQQKVSFAKGIASGMAYLHSMCIIHRDLNSHNCLIKLDKTVVVADFGLSRLIVEERKRPPVEKATTKKRTLRKNDRKKRYTVVGNPYWMAPEMLNGKSYDETVDVFSFGIVLCEIIGQVYADPDCLPRTLDFGLNVKLFWEKFVPTDCPPAFFPLAAICCKLEPESRPAFSKLEDSFEALSLYLGELGIPLPAELEELDHTVSMQYGLTRDSPP from the exons ATGACAGGGCCCGTAATG GTGGCCGGGGAGTTCAAGTACCACCCAGAGTGCTTTGCCTGCATGAGCTGCAAGGTGATCATCGAGGATGGGGACGCATATGCCCTGGTGCAGCACGCCACCCTCTACTG TGGGAAGTGCCACAATGAGGTGGTGCTGGCACCCATGTTTGAGAGGCTCTCCACGGAGTCTGTTCAGGACCAGTTGCCCTACTCCGTGACACACATCTCCATGCCAGCCACCACTGAGGGCAGGCGGGGCTTCTCCGTGTCCGTGGAGAGTGGCTGCTCCAACTACGCCACCACTGTGCAAGTAAAAGA GGTCAACCGGATGCACATCAGTCCCAACAACCGCAACGCCATCCACCCTGGGGACCGCATCCTGGAGATCAATGGGACCCCCGTCCGCACACTCCGAGTGGAGGAG GTAGAGGATGCAATTAGCCAGACAAGCCAGACGCTCCAGCTCTTGATTGAACACGACCCCGTCTCCCAGCGCCTGGACCACCTGCGGCTGGATGCCCGGCTCTCTCCCCACATGCAGAACACCAGACACTCCCATACCCTCAGCACCCTGGACACCAAGGAGAATTTGGAAGGGACGCTGAGGAGACGTTCTCTGAG GCGCAGTAACAGCATATCCAAGTCCCCTGGCCCCAGCTCCCCAAAGGAGCCCCTGCTGCTTAGCCGTGACATTAGCCGCTCAGAGTCCCTCCGCTGTTCCAGCAGCTGCTCACAGCAGATCTTCCGGCCCTGTGACCTGATCCACGGGGAGGTCCTGGGGAAGGGCTTCTTTGGGCAGGCCATCAAG GTGACGCACAAAGCCACGGGCAAAGTGATGGTCATGAAGGAGTTAATTCGGTGTGACGAGGAGACACAGAAGACTTTCCTGACTGAG gtgaaGGTGATGCGCAGCCTGGACCACCCCAATGTGCTCAAGTTCATTGGCGTGCTGTACAAGGACAAGAAGCTGAACTTGCTGACAGAGTACATTGAGGGGGGCACGCTGAAGGACTTTCTGCGCAGTGTG GACCCGTTCCCCTGGCAGCAGAAGGTCAGCTTTGCCAAAGGCATCGCCTCTGGAATG GCCTATTTGCATTCCATGTGTATCATCcaccgggatctgaactcacacAACTGCCTCATCAAACTG GACAAGACCGTGGTGGTGGCAGACTTTGGGCTGTCACGGCTCATAGTCGAGGAGAGGAAAAGGCCCCCAGTGGAGAAGGCCACCACCAAGAAACGTACCTTGCGCAAGAACGACCGTAAGAAGCGCTACACGGTGGTGGGAAACCCCTACTGGATGGCCCCTGAGATGCTGAACG GAAAGAGCTACGATGAGACAGTGGATGTCTTCTCTTTTGGGATCGTTCTCTGCGAG ATCATTGGGCAGGTGTATGCAGATCCTGATTGCCTGCCCCGAACACTGGACTTTGGCCTCAACGTGAAGCTTTTCTGGGAGAAGTTTGTCCCCACAGACTGCCCCCCAGCCTTCTTCCCCCTGGCTGCCATCTGCTGCAAACTGGAGCCTGAGAGCAG ACCGGCGTTCTCAAAACTGGAGGACTCCTTTGAGGCCCTCTCCCTGTACCTTGGAGAGCTGGGCATCCCACTGCCTgcagagctggaggagctggaccACACTGTGAGCATGCAGTATGGCCTGACCCGGGACTCACCCCCCTaa
- the LIMK2 gene encoding LIM domain kinase 2 isoform X4, translating to MAEEAGEDAWRCQGCGDHVAPSQRLYRTVNEAWHSSCFRCSECQDSLTNWYYEKDGKLYCHKDYWGKFGEFCHGCSLLMTGPVMVAGEFKYHPECFACMSCKVIIEDGDAYALVQHATLYCGKCHNEVVLAPMFERLSTESVQDQLPYSVTHISMPATTEGRRGFSVSVESGCSNYATTVQVKEVNRMHISPNNRNAIHPGDRILEINGTPVRTLRVEEVEDAISQTSQTLQLLIEHDPVSQRLDHLRLDARLSPHMQNTRHSHTLSTLDTKENLEGTLRRRSLRRSNSISKSPGPSSPKEPLLLSRDISRSESLRCSSSCSQQIFRPCDLIHGEVLGKGFFGQAIKVTHKATGKVMVMKELIRCDEETQKTFLTEVKVMRSLDHPNVLKFIGVLYKDKKLNLLTEYIEGGTLKDFLRSVDPFPWQQKVSFAKGIASGMAYLHSMCIIHRDLNSHNCLIKLDKTVVVADFGLSRLIVEERKRPPVEKATTKKRTLRKNDRKKRYTVVGNPYWMAPEMLNGKSYDETVDVFSFGIVLCEIIGQVYADPDCLPRTLDFGLNVKLFWEKFVPTDCPPAFFPLAAICCKLEPESRPAFSKLEDSFEALSLYLGELGIPLPAELEELDHTVSMQYGLTRDSPP from the exons GTGTTCAGAATGCCAGGATTCCCTCACCAACTGGTACTACGAGAAGGATGGGAAGCTTTATTGCCACAAGGACTACTGGGGGAAGTTTGGGGAGTTCTGCCATGGGTGCTCTCTGCTGATGACAGGGCCCGTAATG GTGGCCGGGGAGTTCAAGTACCACCCAGAGTGCTTTGCCTGCATGAGCTGCAAGGTGATCATCGAGGATGGGGACGCATATGCCCTGGTGCAGCACGCCACCCTCTACTG TGGGAAGTGCCACAATGAGGTGGTGCTGGCACCCATGTTTGAGAGGCTCTCCACGGAGTCTGTTCAGGACCAGTTGCCCTACTCCGTGACACACATCTCCATGCCAGCCACCACTGAGGGCAGGCGGGGCTTCTCCGTGTCCGTGGAGAGTGGCTGCTCCAACTACGCCACCACTGTGCAAGTAAAAGA GGTCAACCGGATGCACATCAGTCCCAACAACCGCAACGCCATCCACCCTGGGGACCGCATCCTGGAGATCAATGGGACCCCCGTCCGCACACTCCGAGTGGAGGAG GTAGAGGATGCAATTAGCCAGACAAGCCAGACGCTCCAGCTCTTGATTGAACACGACCCCGTCTCCCAGCGCCTGGACCACCTGCGGCTGGATGCCCGGCTCTCTCCCCACATGCAGAACACCAGACACTCCCATACCCTCAGCACCCTGGACACCAAGGAGAATTTGGAAGGGACGCTGAGGAGACGTTCTCTGAG GCGCAGTAACAGCATATCCAAGTCCCCTGGCCCCAGCTCCCCAAAGGAGCCCCTGCTGCTTAGCCGTGACATTAGCCGCTCAGAGTCCCTCCGCTGTTCCAGCAGCTGCTCACAGCAGATCTTCCGGCCCTGTGACCTGATCCACGGGGAGGTCCTGGGGAAGGGCTTCTTTGGGCAGGCCATCAAG GTGACGCACAAAGCCACGGGCAAAGTGATGGTCATGAAGGAGTTAATTCGGTGTGACGAGGAGACACAGAAGACTTTCCTGACTGAG gtgaaGGTGATGCGCAGCCTGGACCACCCCAATGTGCTCAAGTTCATTGGCGTGCTGTACAAGGACAAGAAGCTGAACTTGCTGACAGAGTACATTGAGGGGGGCACGCTGAAGGACTTTCTGCGCAGTGTG GACCCGTTCCCCTGGCAGCAGAAGGTCAGCTTTGCCAAAGGCATCGCCTCTGGAATG GCCTATTTGCATTCCATGTGTATCATCcaccgggatctgaactcacacAACTGCCTCATCAAACTG GACAAGACCGTGGTGGTGGCAGACTTTGGGCTGTCACGGCTCATAGTCGAGGAGAGGAAAAGGCCCCCAGTGGAGAAGGCCACCACCAAGAAACGTACCTTGCGCAAGAACGACCGTAAGAAGCGCTACACGGTGGTGGGAAACCCCTACTGGATGGCCCCTGAGATGCTGAACG GAAAGAGCTACGATGAGACAGTGGATGTCTTCTCTTTTGGGATCGTTCTCTGCGAG ATCATTGGGCAGGTGTATGCAGATCCTGATTGCCTGCCCCGAACACTGGACTTTGGCCTCAACGTGAAGCTTTTCTGGGAGAAGTTTGTCCCCACAGACTGCCCCCCAGCCTTCTTCCCCCTGGCTGCCATCTGCTGCAAACTGGAGCCTGAGAGCAG ACCGGCGTTCTCAAAACTGGAGGACTCCTTTGAGGCCCTCTCCCTGTACCTTGGAGAGCTGGGCATCCCACTGCCTgcagagctggaggagctggaccACACTGTGAGCATGCAGTATGGCCTGACCCGGGACTCACCCCCCTaa
- the LIMK2 gene encoding LIM domain kinase 2 isoform X1 has product MSPCGNLPGGKWPGILMPLRLLQRERCSECQDSLTNWYYEKDGKLYCHKDYWGKFGEFCHGCSLLMTGPVMVAGEFKYHPECFACMSCKVIIEDGDAYALVQHATLYCGKCHNEVVLAPMFERLSTESVQDQLPYSVTHISMPATTEGRRGFSVSVESGCSNYATTVQVKEVNRMHISPNNRNAIHPGDRILEINGTPVRTLRVEEVEDAISQTSQTLQLLIEHDPVSQRLDHLRLDARLSPHMQNTRHSHTLSTLDTKENLEGTLRRRSLRRSNSISKSPGPSSPKEPLLLSRDISRSESLRCSSSCSQQIFRPCDLIHGEVLGKGFFGQAIKVTHKATGKVMVMKELIRCDEETQKTFLTEVKVMRSLDHPNVLKFIGVLYKDKKLNLLTEYIEGGTLKDFLRSVDPFPWQQKVSFAKGIASGMAYLHSMCIIHRDLNSHNCLIKLDKTVVVADFGLSRLIVEERKRPPVEKATTKKRTLRKNDRKKRYTVVGNPYWMAPEMLNGKSYDETVDVFSFGIVLCEIIGQVYADPDCLPRTLDFGLNVKLFWEKFVPTDCPPAFFPLAAICCKLEPESRPAFSKLEDSFEALSLYLGELGIPLPAELEELDHTVSMQYGLTRDSPP; this is encoded by the exons GTGTTCAGAATGCCAGGATTCCCTCACCAACTGGTACTACGAGAAGGATGGGAAGCTTTATTGCCACAAGGACTACTGGGGGAAGTTTGGGGAGTTCTGCCATGGGTGCTCTCTGCTGATGACAGGGCCCGTAATG GTGGCCGGGGAGTTCAAGTACCACCCAGAGTGCTTTGCCTGCATGAGCTGCAAGGTGATCATCGAGGATGGGGACGCATATGCCCTGGTGCAGCACGCCACCCTCTACTG TGGGAAGTGCCACAATGAGGTGGTGCTGGCACCCATGTTTGAGAGGCTCTCCACGGAGTCTGTTCAGGACCAGTTGCCCTACTCCGTGACACACATCTCCATGCCAGCCACCACTGAGGGCAGGCGGGGCTTCTCCGTGTCCGTGGAGAGTGGCTGCTCCAACTACGCCACCACTGTGCAAGTAAAAGA GGTCAACCGGATGCACATCAGTCCCAACAACCGCAACGCCATCCACCCTGGGGACCGCATCCTGGAGATCAATGGGACCCCCGTCCGCACACTCCGAGTGGAGGAG GTAGAGGATGCAATTAGCCAGACAAGCCAGACGCTCCAGCTCTTGATTGAACACGACCCCGTCTCCCAGCGCCTGGACCACCTGCGGCTGGATGCCCGGCTCTCTCCCCACATGCAGAACACCAGACACTCCCATACCCTCAGCACCCTGGACACCAAGGAGAATTTGGAAGGGACGCTGAGGAGACGTTCTCTGAG GCGCAGTAACAGCATATCCAAGTCCCCTGGCCCCAGCTCCCCAAAGGAGCCCCTGCTGCTTAGCCGTGACATTAGCCGCTCAGAGTCCCTCCGCTGTTCCAGCAGCTGCTCACAGCAGATCTTCCGGCCCTGTGACCTGATCCACGGGGAGGTCCTGGGGAAGGGCTTCTTTGGGCAGGCCATCAAG GTGACGCACAAAGCCACGGGCAAAGTGATGGTCATGAAGGAGTTAATTCGGTGTGACGAGGAGACACAGAAGACTTTCCTGACTGAG gtgaaGGTGATGCGCAGCCTGGACCACCCCAATGTGCTCAAGTTCATTGGCGTGCTGTACAAGGACAAGAAGCTGAACTTGCTGACAGAGTACATTGAGGGGGGCACGCTGAAGGACTTTCTGCGCAGTGTG GACCCGTTCCCCTGGCAGCAGAAGGTCAGCTTTGCCAAAGGCATCGCCTCTGGAATG GCCTATTTGCATTCCATGTGTATCATCcaccgggatctgaactcacacAACTGCCTCATCAAACTG GACAAGACCGTGGTGGTGGCAGACTTTGGGCTGTCACGGCTCATAGTCGAGGAGAGGAAAAGGCCCCCAGTGGAGAAGGCCACCACCAAGAAACGTACCTTGCGCAAGAACGACCGTAAGAAGCGCTACACGGTGGTGGGAAACCCCTACTGGATGGCCCCTGAGATGCTGAACG GAAAGAGCTACGATGAGACAGTGGATGTCTTCTCTTTTGGGATCGTTCTCTGCGAG ATCATTGGGCAGGTGTATGCAGATCCTGATTGCCTGCCCCGAACACTGGACTTTGGCCTCAACGTGAAGCTTTTCTGGGAGAAGTTTGTCCCCACAGACTGCCCCCCAGCCTTCTTCCCCCTGGCTGCCATCTGCTGCAAACTGGAGCCTGAGAGCAG ACCGGCGTTCTCAAAACTGGAGGACTCCTTTGAGGCCCTCTCCCTGTACCTTGGAGAGCTGGGCATCCCACTGCCTgcagagctggaggagctggaccACACTGTGAGCATGCAGTATGGCCTGACCCGGGACTCACCCCCCTaa
- the LIMK2 gene encoding LIM domain kinase 2 isoform X2, whose translation MGSYLSVPAYFTSRDPFRCSECQDSLTNWYYEKDGKLYCHKDYWGKFGEFCHGCSLLMTGPVMVAGEFKYHPECFACMSCKVIIEDGDAYALVQHATLYCGKCHNEVVLAPMFERLSTESVQDQLPYSVTHISMPATTEGRRGFSVSVESGCSNYATTVQVKEVNRMHISPNNRNAIHPGDRILEINGTPVRTLRVEEVEDAISQTSQTLQLLIEHDPVSQRLDHLRLDARLSPHMQNTRHSHTLSTLDTKENLEGTLRRRSLRRSNSISKSPGPSSPKEPLLLSRDISRSESLRCSSSCSQQIFRPCDLIHGEVLGKGFFGQAIKVTHKATGKVMVMKELIRCDEETQKTFLTEVKVMRSLDHPNVLKFIGVLYKDKKLNLLTEYIEGGTLKDFLRSVDPFPWQQKVSFAKGIASGMAYLHSMCIIHRDLNSHNCLIKLDKTVVVADFGLSRLIVEERKRPPVEKATTKKRTLRKNDRKKRYTVVGNPYWMAPEMLNGKSYDETVDVFSFGIVLCEIIGQVYADPDCLPRTLDFGLNVKLFWEKFVPTDCPPAFFPLAAICCKLEPESRPAFSKLEDSFEALSLYLGELGIPLPAELEELDHTVSMQYGLTRDSPP comes from the exons GTGTTCAGAATGCCAGGATTCCCTCACCAACTGGTACTACGAGAAGGATGGGAAGCTTTATTGCCACAAGGACTACTGGGGGAAGTTTGGGGAGTTCTGCCATGGGTGCTCTCTGCTGATGACAGGGCCCGTAATG GTGGCCGGGGAGTTCAAGTACCACCCAGAGTGCTTTGCCTGCATGAGCTGCAAGGTGATCATCGAGGATGGGGACGCATATGCCCTGGTGCAGCACGCCACCCTCTACTG TGGGAAGTGCCACAATGAGGTGGTGCTGGCACCCATGTTTGAGAGGCTCTCCACGGAGTCTGTTCAGGACCAGTTGCCCTACTCCGTGACACACATCTCCATGCCAGCCACCACTGAGGGCAGGCGGGGCTTCTCCGTGTCCGTGGAGAGTGGCTGCTCCAACTACGCCACCACTGTGCAAGTAAAAGA GGTCAACCGGATGCACATCAGTCCCAACAACCGCAACGCCATCCACCCTGGGGACCGCATCCTGGAGATCAATGGGACCCCCGTCCGCACACTCCGAGTGGAGGAG GTAGAGGATGCAATTAGCCAGACAAGCCAGACGCTCCAGCTCTTGATTGAACACGACCCCGTCTCCCAGCGCCTGGACCACCTGCGGCTGGATGCCCGGCTCTCTCCCCACATGCAGAACACCAGACACTCCCATACCCTCAGCACCCTGGACACCAAGGAGAATTTGGAAGGGACGCTGAGGAGACGTTCTCTGAG GCGCAGTAACAGCATATCCAAGTCCCCTGGCCCCAGCTCCCCAAAGGAGCCCCTGCTGCTTAGCCGTGACATTAGCCGCTCAGAGTCCCTCCGCTGTTCCAGCAGCTGCTCACAGCAGATCTTCCGGCCCTGTGACCTGATCCACGGGGAGGTCCTGGGGAAGGGCTTCTTTGGGCAGGCCATCAAG GTGACGCACAAAGCCACGGGCAAAGTGATGGTCATGAAGGAGTTAATTCGGTGTGACGAGGAGACACAGAAGACTTTCCTGACTGAG gtgaaGGTGATGCGCAGCCTGGACCACCCCAATGTGCTCAAGTTCATTGGCGTGCTGTACAAGGACAAGAAGCTGAACTTGCTGACAGAGTACATTGAGGGGGGCACGCTGAAGGACTTTCTGCGCAGTGTG GACCCGTTCCCCTGGCAGCAGAAGGTCAGCTTTGCCAAAGGCATCGCCTCTGGAATG GCCTATTTGCATTCCATGTGTATCATCcaccgggatctgaactcacacAACTGCCTCATCAAACTG GACAAGACCGTGGTGGTGGCAGACTTTGGGCTGTCACGGCTCATAGTCGAGGAGAGGAAAAGGCCCCCAGTGGAGAAGGCCACCACCAAGAAACGTACCTTGCGCAAGAACGACCGTAAGAAGCGCTACACGGTGGTGGGAAACCCCTACTGGATGGCCCCTGAGATGCTGAACG GAAAGAGCTACGATGAGACAGTGGATGTCTTCTCTTTTGGGATCGTTCTCTGCGAG ATCATTGGGCAGGTGTATGCAGATCCTGATTGCCTGCCCCGAACACTGGACTTTGGCCTCAACGTGAAGCTTTTCTGGGAGAAGTTTGTCCCCACAGACTGCCCCCCAGCCTTCTTCCCCCTGGCTGCCATCTGCTGCAAACTGGAGCCTGAGAGCAG ACCGGCGTTCTCAAAACTGGAGGACTCCTTTGAGGCCCTCTCCCTGTACCTTGGAGAGCTGGGCATCCCACTGCCTgcagagctggaggagctggaccACACTGTGAGCATGCAGTATGGCCTGACCCGGGACTCACCCCCCTaa